A genomic segment from Stappia indica encodes:
- a CDS encoding YeeE/YedE family protein, giving the protein MPIVIALVIGALFGSGIAISGMANPAKVLNFFDVAGAWDPSLAFVMGGALAVAFVGYRLVLKRPAPLCDVKFHLPTRRDIDAELVGGSALFGIGWGIAGFCPGGSVPALGLGEPDALVFVVSMLAGIMIARSLRRWMETRRVAVS; this is encoded by the coding sequence ATGCCCATTGTCATCGCTCTCGTGATCGGAGCGTTATTCGGGTCCGGCATTGCAATTTCCGGCATGGCAAATCCCGCCAAGGTGCTGAACTTCTTCGACGTGGCCGGAGCCTGGGACCCGTCGCTGGCTTTCGTCATGGGCGGTGCGCTGGCCGTCGCCTTTGTCGGTTACCGCCTTGTGCTGAAGCGGCCTGCGCCTCTGTGCGACGTCAAGTTCCATCTGCCGACCCGGCGTGACATCGACGCCGAACTGGTCGGTGGCTCGGCCCTGTTCGGCATCGGCTGGGGGATCGCCGGCTTCTGCCCCGGCGGCTCCGTCCCGGCGCTTGGCCTGGGCGAACCGGATGCGCTGGTTTTCGTAGTCTCGATGCTTGCAGGCATCATGATCGCGCGCAGCTTGCGCAGATGGATGGAGACACGTCGTGTGGCCGTTTCGTAA
- a CDS encoding YgaP family membrane protein — MRINIGTPERMARLVLGAILLVLAFVAGFPPLWAWIAGIVGVVMIVTGALRFCPAWSIFGINTNRGSK; from the coding sequence ATGCGCATCAATATCGGAACGCCTGAACGGATGGCCCGGCTTGTCCTGGGCGCGATCCTCCTTGTGCTCGCTTTCGTGGCCGGCTTCCCGCCACTCTGGGCGTGGATCGCAGGTATTGTCGGCGTCGTGATGATCGTCACCGGCGCGCTGCGCTTCTGCCCTGCCTGGTCCATTTTCGGGATCAATACCAACCGGGGCTCGAAATGA
- a CDS encoding IS3 family transposase (programmed frameshift), which produces MPQKKHKPEEIVAKLRQVDVLLSQGRSVGEAVRTIGVTQFTYYRWRKEFGGLKGDQVKRLEELEKENDRLRKAVSDLTLEKLILKEAAFGKLLSPARRRRCVDHVVAKFSVSERFACKVLGQHRSTQRKRPRGRPDDEVLTAAIIRLASRYGRYGYRRITAMLRSEGWTVNAKRVERIWRREGLKVPHKQPKRGRLWLNDGSCVRLRPEYPNHVWSYDFVESRTHNGRKFRMLNIIDEFTRECLAIRIDRKLNSTDVIDVLSDLFILRGVPGHVRSDNGPEFIAKAVRDWIVAVGARTAFIEPGSPWENGYCESFNSKLRDELLNGEIFYSLAEAKVIIEAWRRYYNTERPHSSLGYKPPAPEAIVWPPSPPGAPPSSAQAMAEKPIMH; this is translated from the exons ATGCCCCAGAAGAAGCACAAGCCGGAAGAGATCGTCGCGAAGCTTCGCCAGGTCGATGTTCTGCTGTCGCAAGGAAGATCGGTTGGCGAGGCGGTTCGCACGATCGGCGTGACGCAGTTCACGTATTACCGCTGGCGCAAGGAGTTCGGCGGCCTGAAGGGTGACCAGGTGAAGCGGCTGGAGGAGCTCGAGAAGGAGAACGACCGGCTGCGCAAGGCTGTGTCGGACCTGACGCTCGAGAAGCTGATCCTGAAAGAGGCTGCCT TCGGGAAACTATTGAGCCCCGCCCGTCGTCGTCGCTGCGTTGACCATGTCGTGGCGAAGTTCTCCGTCTCGGAGCGGTTTGCCTGCAAGGTTCTCGGACAGCACCGTTCGACTCAGCGCAAGCGGCCGAGAGGTCGGCCTGATGACGAGGTTCTCACTGCCGCCATCATTCGGCTCGCCTCCCGCTATGGCCGCTATGGCTATCGCCGGATCACGGCGATGCTGCGGTCGGAGGGTTGGACGGTGAACGCCAAACGTGTCGAGCGCATCTGGCGGCGGGAGGGGCTGAAGGTTCCCCACAAGCAACCGAAGAGAGGCCGCCTCTGGCTAAATGACGGATCGTGCGTCCGGCTTCGGCCCGAGTACCCAAACCATGTCTGGTCCTATGACTTCGTCGAAAGCCGGACCCACAATGGCCGGAAGTTCCGCATGCTCAACATTATCGATGAGTTCACCCGAGAGTGCCTGGCGATTAGGATCGACCGCAAGCTCAACTCAACCGACGTCATCGACGTCCTGTCGGACCTGTTCATCCTGCGCGGGGTTCCTGGCCATGTTCGTTCCGACAACGGCCCGGAGTTCATCGCCAAGGCCGTGCGGGACTGGATCGTGGCCGTCGGCGCCAGGACCGCGTTCATCGAACCCGGCAGCCCTTGGGAGAACGGCTACTGCGAGAGCTTCAACTCGAAGCTGCGCGACGAACTGCTCAACGGTGAGATCTTCTACAGCCTCGCCGAGGCCAAGGTCATCATCGAGGCATGGCGGCGCTACTACAACACCGAGAGGCCACACTCATCACTCGGTTACAAACCACCCGCACCAGAGGCCATTGTCTGGCCGCCATCGCCACCTGGCGCACCTCCATCATCGGCACAGGCGATGGCCGAAAAGCCAATCATGCATTAA
- a CDS encoding SulP family inorganic anion transporter, whose protein sequence is MQRWFPVVDWARRYDRATLGADGLAAVIVTIMLIPQSLAYAMLAGLPPEVGLYASILPLLAYAIFGSSRTLAVGPVAVVSLMTASAIAPVTAAGLADGMTAAVVLAALSGLVLILMGVLRLGFLANFLSHSVISGFITASGILIAAGQLRHILGVSGGGDTLPEIISSLAGQWGAINSVTLATGAAVLAFLYVARRWAKAALVAIGLPLWLADAVARVAPVVAIAATILAATMLGLGDKGVALVGAIPSGLPVPGFPRVTLDLSLALTPAAVLISAVGFVESVSVAQTLAARRRERIIADQELIGLGAANIAASISSGYPVTGGFARSVVNFDAGARTPAAGVFTAVGIALATLYLTPWLANLPQATLAATIILAVLSLVDLRALMRTWRYSRSDFAAMATTILVTLLWGVETGITSGVILSLVLHLWRTSRPHTAVVGQVPGTEHYRNVERHEVITHPEIVSLRVDEGLWFANARFLEDRIAAVVAAQPAIRHVILMSPAVNAIDTSALESLEEINRRLKEQGIGFHLSEVKGPVMDRLARTDFLNHLNGLVFLSQHEAVNSLLSGALRLGSSPEQTQIDASV, encoded by the coding sequence ATGCAACGCTGGTTTCCCGTGGTCGACTGGGCGCGGCGCTACGACAGGGCCACGCTCGGGGCGGACGGGCTGGCGGCGGTGATCGTCACCATCATGCTGATCCCGCAATCGCTGGCCTATGCGATGCTGGCCGGCCTGCCGCCCGAAGTCGGGCTCTATGCATCCATCCTGCCGCTGTTGGCCTATGCCATCTTCGGATCATCGCGCACGTTGGCCGTGGGGCCGGTCGCGGTCGTCTCGCTGATGACCGCATCGGCCATCGCTCCGGTCACGGCGGCGGGACTGGCCGACGGCATGACGGCGGCTGTCGTGCTGGCCGCGCTGTCGGGTCTCGTCCTCATCCTGATGGGCGTGCTGAGGCTTGGCTTCCTTGCGAACTTCCTCAGCCATTCCGTCATTTCCGGCTTCATCACCGCATCCGGTATCCTGATTGCAGCCGGGCAGTTGCGGCACATTCTCGGCGTATCGGGAGGCGGCGACACACTGCCGGAAATCATCTCATCGCTGGCTGGACAATGGGGCGCGATCAATTCCGTCACGCTCGCAACCGGCGCCGCAGTGCTGGCCTTTCTCTATGTGGCGCGCCGCTGGGCGAAAGCCGCGCTGGTGGCAATCGGCCTGCCGCTATGGTTGGCCGATGCAGTCGCTCGCGTAGCCCCCGTCGTGGCTATCGCCGCGACCATCCTTGCTGCCACCATGCTCGGACTCGGCGACAAGGGTGTCGCGCTGGTCGGGGCCATTCCCTCCGGCTTGCCAGTTCCGGGCTTTCCGCGCGTCACGCTCGACCTGAGCCTGGCGCTCACGCCGGCTGCGGTGCTGATCTCGGCGGTAGGTTTCGTTGAGTCGGTTTCCGTCGCGCAGACGCTGGCGGCGCGGCGCCGCGAAAGGATCATCGCCGATCAGGAACTGATCGGGCTGGGGGCCGCAAACATCGCGGCATCCATCTCGTCGGGCTATCCCGTCACCGGCGGTTTTGCGCGTTCGGTCGTCAATTTCGACGCGGGAGCGAGAACGCCCGCGGCCGGCGTATTCACCGCCGTTGGCATCGCGCTGGCGACGCTCTATCTGACGCCATGGTTGGCCAACCTGCCGCAGGCGACGCTGGCCGCGACCATCATTCTGGCGGTCCTGTCGCTGGTCGACCTCAGGGCACTGATGCGGACCTGGCGCTATTCCCGCTCGGATTTCGCCGCGATGGCGACGACGATCCTCGTCACCCTGCTATGGGGCGTCGAGACGGGCATCACATCCGGGGTCATCCTGTCGCTGGTCCTGCATCTGTGGCGTACCAGCCGGCCGCATACGGCAGTTGTCGGGCAGGTTCCCGGCACCGAGCATTACCGCAATGTCGAGCGCCACGAGGTGATCACGCATCCCGAGATCGTCTCGCTGCGCGTCGACGAAGGCCTGTGGTTCGCCAATGCCCGCTTTCTGGAGGATCGCATCGCCGCCGTTGTGGCGGCGCAGCCTGCCATACGGCATGTCATCCTCATGTCCCCGGCGGTCAATGCAATAGATACCAGCGCGCTGGAAAGCCTGGAGGAGATCAACCGCCGCCTGAAGGAACAGGGCATCGGCTTCCACCTCTCCGAGGTCAAGGGACCGGTCATGGATCGTCTGGCCAGGACCGACTTCCTGAACCATCTGAACGGGCTCGTGTTTCTGAGCCAGCACGAGGCCGTGAACAGCTTGCTGTCGGGCGCGCTGCGTCTTGGCTCATCTCCGGAACAGACGCAGATCGACGCTTCTGTGTAG
- a CDS encoding MBL fold metallo-hydrolase, whose amino-acid sequence MIQKPEVTGFYEKRTGSVQYVVADTATKKCAIIDPVLDYDEKSAATATIEAERLLKFIADKGYELEWILDTHPHADHFSAAAWLKEKTSVQTAIGAKVVEVQKLWKGFYNWPDFPADGSQWDRLFEHGDTFTVGSIPGHVMFSPGHTLASITYVIGDAAFVHDTLFVPDSGTARADFPGGSAKVLWKSIQDILALPDDTRIFTGHDYCQGGREPEWESTVAEQKATNIHMSKYLTEAEFVAAREARDATLPMPKLILHALQINTNAGRLPEPEANGTRYLKIPMNLLDAPW is encoded by the coding sequence ATGATCCAGAAACCCGAAGTCACAGGCTTCTACGAGAAACGCACCGGATCGGTGCAATATGTCGTTGCCGACACGGCCACGAAAAAATGCGCCATCATCGATCCGGTGCTCGACTATGACGAGAAATCCGCCGCGACCGCAACGATCGAGGCGGAGCGCCTGCTGAAATTCATCGCCGACAAGGGTTATGAGCTGGAATGGATTCTCGACACTCATCCGCATGCCGACCATTTTTCCGCCGCCGCCTGGCTCAAGGAAAAGACCAGCGTGCAGACGGCCATCGGGGCCAAGGTCGTCGAGGTGCAGAAACTGTGGAAGGGCTTCTACAATTGGCCGGATTTTCCGGCTGACGGAAGCCAGTGGGACCGCCTGTTCGAGCATGGCGACACTTTCACGGTTGGCTCCATCCCGGGTCACGTCATGTTTTCGCCCGGCCACACGCTGGCTTCGATAACCTATGTGATCGGCGACGCCGCCTTCGTCCACGACACGCTCTTCGTGCCCGACAGCGGCACCGCCCGCGCGGATTTCCCTGGTGGTTCGGCCAAGGTGCTATGGAAATCCATTCAGGATATTCTGGCCCTGCCGGACGATACGCGCATCTTCACCGGCCATGATTATTGCCAGGGCGGACGCGAGCCGGAATGGGAATCGACCGTGGCCGAGCAGAAGGCCACCAATATCCACATGTCGAAATATCTGACGGAAGCCGAGTTCGTCGCGGCCCGCGAGGCGCGCGACGCCACCCTGCCGATGCCCAAGCTGATCCTGCACGCATTGCAGATCAACACCAATGCCGGACGCCTGCCCGAACCGGAGGCGAACGGCACGCGCTACCTGAAAATCCCCATGAACCTGCTTGACGCCCCCTGGTAA
- a CDS encoding YeeE/YedE family protein, with protein MTEFTPVQSLLGGALIGLSAVLLMAFHGRIAGMTGLLAGLLPGIGDRSWRLAFLAGAVAAPFLIVNIPGFGIDFQSATPFPWIVISGLVVGVGVTLGSGCTSGHGICGNARLSPRSIVATLTFMLTTGITVYVIRHLLGGF; from the coding sequence ATGACCGAGTTCACCCCGGTCCAGTCGCTGCTCGGCGGGGCCTTGATCGGTCTTTCGGCGGTGCTGCTCATGGCCTTCCATGGCCGCATCGCCGGCATGACCGGCCTGCTTGCCGGACTCCTGCCCGGCATCGGCGACCGGAGCTGGCGGTTGGCCTTCCTCGCCGGAGCCGTCGCCGCGCCATTCCTGATCGTTAACATTCCCGGTTTCGGCATCGATTTCCAGAGCGCGACGCCCTTTCCTTGGATCGTCATCAGCGGGCTGGTTGTCGGCGTCGGCGTGACCCTCGGCAGCGGCTGCACGTCTGGCCACGGCATCTGTGGCAACGCCCGGCTTTCGCCGCGCTCCATCGTCGCCACGCTGACCTTCATGCTGACCACCGGCATCACCGTCTATGTGATCCGCCACCTGCTCGGAGGGTTCTGA
- a CDS encoding TIGR01244 family sulfur transferase: MWPFRKASRFRRVDDLYSVTGQLKVEDLPAIAEAGFTVLVCIRPDGEERAQAAFADLAAAAQNLGLISHHIPVSGLPSPEQVAAMREVLAASEGQILGWCRSGARAETLRRMAGD, translated from the coding sequence GTGTGGCCGTTTCGTAAAGCCTCGCGCTTCCGCCGTGTGGATGACCTCTATTCGGTCACCGGCCAGCTCAAGGTCGAGGACCTGCCGGCCATCGCGGAAGCCGGTTTCACGGTTCTCGTCTGCATCCGGCCCGATGGCGAGGAAAGAGCCCAGGCTGCCTTCGCCGACCTTGCCGCCGCCGCACAAAATCTGGGGTTGATCTCGCACCATATTCCGGTGTCCGGCTTGCCCAGCCCAGAGCAGGTCGCGGCAATGCGTGAGGTGTTGGCCGCGAGCGAGGGCCAGATTCTCGGCTGGTGTCGCTCCGGCGCGCGCGCCGAAACATTGCGCCGCATGGCCGGCGATTGA